The window TAATATCGGATCTAGTGTATTGTTTATATCTTTTCCATTCTGGTTTTTGTTGAGGCGGAACATAAGGCGCCAATCCAGTTCTGACGTCTTGTTGGAAATTAGTTGGTGGCGAAGAGGGATGGAAACTGCGATTGCTGTCATCTTCAAAGGACCGCTCTGTGTACGGGGAATGTGCATCTTCCGATCTATCTGATCTATTGTAGTGAGGAGAAGATGCACGTGACGACAATCTGCGAGGACGGTAGTCAAATGCGCGTTGCGGGCTCGAAGCTCGTTCCGATTCATGTGCAGATCCGTTAGAATGCAAACGAGGAGGGACTTGCTGGTTGACTGGGTGACATACTAGGGACATGGGCTGAGAGGAATCTATAGAAGTATGTTGAGCTAATACATTTCTCAAGATGGGTGTGTCTCGGGTGGCGAGCATACTGGATAGTTTCTTTCGCTTTAAAGGATTCATGTCGACAGACTCGTAAGCCGCAGAAAGAACAGGGGCTGCGGGTGGAGGAGGCCAGCGAGACGGCGGCGCCGGCGCTGGTGGAGACACGCTGGAGGGCGCGGCCGGCACCACGCGCGGCGGCGAAGTCGCGGAGTTGCGGTCGTTCGCGCCGGGCCGCCTACGCAGCTCCGTCATGTCAAACAACCCCTTCACTTCTAGTTGCTCGGCCACCTTCATGATGCGTGGGATTTGAGCTTGTGTTACGTTCACCTCTcctgtatacatatattcgaGGAGAGCGCGCATCTCGAAATCTTTTACTCCTGGGAAAAGTATACTGCAGTGATCCATGGGCACGTCGGCCAAAATTGATTGAAAATATGGCGAATTGGCAGCCAACACCACTCGGTGAGCCTTGAAGGTAACTTGGTCGTCAACAACCAAGGTGCAGTCAACATATGTCTCTACCTTAATCAATGCCTCTAAAATTTCCACCAGGTTCGTTTTATGGTGGTTCCATTTTAAACAGAACGTTTGTTGTCCTTCACTGCTCCCCATTTTTCTCAATTGTGATTCtgtgaaacaaaaagtaaaaattaaaacatgccTATGTTGCGAGCATCATGTTAGGAATAATTGgagttattttagaaaaaatattggtatttctttataattatgttaacCCGACCGATCAAATCTACGCAGTGAAGTAACTAGGTATTGACCATACAAAATCGATACAAGTAACTGATCAAAAATTCATCgatgaaataattgaaatgtgAAGagcagtaatataataaaaataagatataactgtatattatttatttatctactaGCTGATACACGTGACATCCGTGTAAATTTAGAGCTGAATgtataatcataataatgttttataataactctgtctacgccgtaagGGTTTAAGTCGTGAtcatatagtaaaaaaaaatctacgaTTTCGTTCACAGTTAACAGATATTGGATAgaccttattaaaaaattgtctCAATAGTGCATTGTAgaaattgattaaataaaaaagcgccATCTACTGATTAAaatgtatatgtttttatgggaataaagacattatttaaatactttttgtttttttttttattttacgtgtTGCCGTTTCAATTTATATACGGCTTATTTCCAAAGAACAATTACACGGACGAAGACCATATGCAACCATTAAGATAACTAATCAATTAGTTTATTAACTAATCTTAATAAACAAAGCCACTAAGTACATAAATTATCTTCATGTTAGTACCACATGGATTCGTTATAGTATTTATTGCATACCTATGTATAACacatgaaataaatacaaatatttttaatatatatttttaagtgacaCATTTATCTAGAAGtagtgtttaaaatattagtaggtaaccagatcaatgaaaatattagaCAACACtgtaatttaaacaaatataggtaggaaatcaaaatttttatctaCAACTTAAATATGAACAATCTCATAAACAAACAACACTCTATACATACCCGGCACAATATCAAAACACGTAGACACGGGATACATTTCGGCGCACCACAGACTCCACTGAACTGATATAAGAAATACGCATTCACTGCGTGCAGTGTTCTGTCTAGAGAGCAGTACACCGCGCGCGACCAGGCTACACTGCGGACGTCGCCGACCGCCACTACCACACTAAACTGCATGCATCGCCCTTCCCCATTTACATATCACGCTCTGAAGCCCTTCCTCACTGCCAAATTGACTTTTACCTTTTATTCGGCAGGTAAATCGAAATAGGGGACCGATGAAAGCGAATATGTCCCTTCTTTCCTGTTACCCGTGAATTTAAAACCTTGCATATATAGCCCTTATTTGCCACACACCAAAGCATACATTCACGTATCCAAACCAGACTATAAGAAAGTTCGACGCATCTAATACGAACCGTTTTACTCCTTTAAACTTTTTAGCCGCCTACGAAAGCTACGAAACTCGTAGCACCTCTACGAAGCCTGcagaaatatttgtaaaactcACCTTCGGTATTTAGATCCAAAAATTGCACGTCAAAAACGTCGTTCAATAATAGTGTCCTTTAAACTCATCAGAAAAATTTGCACTGGCACATGTAAAAATTCGTCGGGGTTGATTCGCGTTTTTGGGCTACGAGTTACCCTCGGTGGGGGCGGCGAGCTCTAACGAGCGTCTGGCGATGACTGTCGGGCTGTTGCAGGCCGGGCCCGCGACCGCGGACTCCGCCGCCGCACGCCCCGCACCTCCTGCGTGCGCTTTTTACGCACGCAGCGTGCCGGAGTGCAGTGCAATTGCTCGCGGGCGAGACGCGCGGGACGCAGCGCGCCAACGAATTGCAGCGCTGAGGAGGGCGACCGCCTCTGTGTGAGTGACTGCGTATGCGCATCATATGTAGAACATGCGTGTGTATGCTACGAACATGCCGGGCGTCGTCGCTCGAGACGATAGAATAAAGCCGATTTCggcttataaaaaatgttacctCGCCTCGCATACGGCCCTTTGTATGCTAACGCTGAACTTCGCGTCGTGCCATCGGAATCAACATTCTGTTGGTCTGCTCgttaattatcataaaaatcgAATTAATATGCTTCGTTGCATTTACATTAGATAAATATAcgtggaaataaataaagtttcgtGCAAGTTACGATAAAGTAAATCTAAGAAGGTTCtaaatatgtactttatttttaaaaaagtttattaaaactgatttttattattcagatttttgAGACTCCTTCCTTAGGCTAGATTCCACATTTGTTAAAAACTGATttacataatgtatgttagtttAGTTCTCCATACACTGAAACTGAAAGTAAGGTACACTCCTTAAAATAACTAGCGGTTTTCCGCCGCATGAATCGCCCCAAAAATTCCCAAAAGTGCGTGAACAACGCAGCCAAACGGGGTCATTGACACATCGGTGCGTAGGGAACGCCAAAATAGCGCAAAATGCACTCAAAAATAGACCAAGCTGtgtgcaatattttttgttaggaTACTGTTTCCGTCAAGTATGGGGAATATATCTTAGTTTGTAGCAACGAGGGGAAATTAAAAACAGGCATTGTTATTACAATCGTGTGctgatgtttaaaattaaaacataagaatttattaaattaccgCTCTGACGCTGTGTGTAAATCTGAATGAAATATCATCGTAATTGGTGGTACATGAAAGAAcgatatttaaaaagtgatCTAAATACTTATAAGCTGTCAATACCAAACAGTGCTGATAACATATAAGTACAACATAcgtataactttttttttatatatttgcaaagtaatataatttttgtttattggcaAAGTTTTTAGTTAACATGCACACAAATATTACGTCtgtattccttacggggtagatggTGACATTGGTCTCAAAAAGACTCAAACGCCAAGTTCAACTGGCTGACAGTTGAAATTGGCGTTTGAGTCTTTTATTTAAGGAATTGAGAATCTAATAgtaatcgcctaaaagaagattcccaagttaaGATATCCTTCACCGTTTAGGtgagaatttaaatatataacttcaCGTTTAGGTTGTCAATCTTAATGAACCATCGAACTTGCATTATTATACGGGACACGACGGTCGTCATCAGTGGGAATTAAAGGGTAAACAGTGTATCAATCGAGGGTCATTATTTAATGTTCGTTCAATTTTCCCAACATGACAAATTTCGCTATTGTTTGTTTTGGTGTTGATTTTTATCGTGTATGATGCCTTGTTTTTatgtttcgttttttattatatatatttttcatatatatttgtttctaACTTAGAGAtacatattacttttatttttaacaaaatctatTAGAGGAAGATAATAAAGAGAACTGTCGCCATTTCGGCGTAGCTTCGACCGTAATCACAGTGACTACTCTGTAGCTACTGCATGCATGAGAATGATTAGTCTAGTCTGATTATCCTCACTTGCAAAAGctgcatacatttttatatgcaTAACTATTTTTCTCACGACTCTGTAGGTATGAATTCTTTTAGAAACAATGGCAGCAAATGTCAGAGCTACTCTCGTCATCGATATTGAAGTTTCGAGTGCACTTGACGGTCGAGTATGCAATCATTTGCATATCGATGACGGCCCCTTCTCGCTAGCTACATTAGCCTCTTAATAACGGAAACCGCTGTGGGAATTTCACGATTCGTTATGAGACAAATTAATAAAGCGATTAATACGTCATATTCTTTAACCccattaaatcaattaatttgtaCAGTTATTGCAGCAATTTGCAATATCATAATGTCGTGTGCTGGAGTGTCCGTGACATCAGCGGCGAACCGCACAACCGTTAGCAGCCGATAATTCGGCGATTACCACGCAATTAGATGCAAATGTTCTATTGTCGAACTAACTGTTACGACCTTTGGTACCGATGTTTtggttaattaatattgatcgAAATTCGCGCGGACGTAGACCGAGTACAATAAACTTTACGCGGAGTGATATTCACACtgatataaatttcaattaagtaaCAATACAAGCGTGCATGCACAAAAGTAGCATTATGCTAATACCAGCATAAACAGAGACGATCCGCGACCTATCCCACGACGCACGCGCAACAAAAACTGCGAGACGACGGgggttagaaaaaaaaactaataaaaaagcaataatGCGATCCCGCATGGTGGCTTGTTGAGTCCCAAAATTGACGAGCCTGATGAACCGAAAGTGAGGGATATAAAGTGATCGGATATTGTTGCAACAACAATACCACTGATAGGCACTCTGGTGATAAGAAGttgctattattttattttatgtaattaccTACTTAGGTATTTGAGAATAATTAGCTAGATAAATGAAGGGAGCAAATATC is drawn from Amyelois transitella isolate CPQ chromosome 6, ilAmyTran1.1, whole genome shotgun sequence and contains these coding sequences:
- the LOC106131202 gene encoding uncharacterized protein LOC106131202; translation: MYPVSTCFDIVPESQLRKMGSSEGQQTFCLKWNHHKTNLVEILEALIKVETYVDCTLVVDDQVTFKAHRVVLAANSPYFQSILADVPMDHCSILFPGVKDFEMRALLEYMYTGEVNVTQAQIPRIMKVAEQLEVKGLFDMTELRRRPGANDRNSATSPPRVVPAAPSSVSPPAPAPPSRWPPPPAAPVLSAAYESVDMNPLKRKKLSSMLATRDTPILRNVLAQHTSIDSSQPMSLVCHPVNQQVPPRLHSNGSAHESERASSPQRAFDYRPRRLSSRASSPHYNRSDRSEDAHSPYTERSFEDDSNRSFHPSSPPTNFQQDVRTGLAPYVPPQQKPEWKRYKQYTRSDIMSAIECVRNGMSALQASRKYGVPSRTLYDKVKKLGITTSRPMSRGVKRETNGAAFPYGLSGTGGDDVPPATPLIDPSFLQQALEGATRDGGREALHAMALAAAAHAALTPRSPPRSSSESPRTPPPDDDHVEDLSISRRRDVEPPSGVIVPPRNFALDCSSDRD